From the genome of Planktothrix serta PCC 8927, one region includes:
- the hpsC gene encoding hormogonium polysaccharide secretion pseudopilin HpsC has translation MLSLFQFILKVKPKKSRIKTQEAISGMTMIELLVGTVIAFLIITPLMGFVIGLLNDDSRESAKATTEQELQSALDFIAEDLSQAIYIYGNDDPDTVEVEGVEAIKTQLPATGDPILVFWKRQIMRESIPTVSTAKPNACTASTPSTESNCNDSYVLSLVAYYLTDGNGGVCKPPETDPTPDTNCQIVRYQVHDGLKNPYAGNVLYPDADVKDSQKKRAAFNSLFDFSFSTPTVSVTTGAEKFANGDPATPPLPLVNYIDATVASAANELELGANQCRQALGIKDKDKTPAEATLKISTITNSFYACVDSRADKKVVQINLRGNALRRIQEQDTAYQPQRSSYFPTASVTVRGIGGPAPTN, from the coding sequence ATGCTCAGTTTATTTCAGTTCATACTAAAAGTTAAGCCGAAAAAAAGCAGAATTAAAACCCAAGAAGCCATCAGTGGAATGACGATGATTGAGCTTCTAGTGGGTACTGTTATTGCTTTTCTGATTATTACTCCATTGATGGGCTTTGTTATCGGTCTATTGAATGATGATAGTCGAGAATCTGCTAAAGCTACGACCGAACAGGAACTACAATCAGCGCTTGATTTCATTGCAGAAGATTTAAGTCAAGCTATTTATATTTATGGTAACGACGATCCTGATACTGTTGAGGTAGAGGGAGTGGAGGCTATAAAAACTCAGCTTCCTGCTACCGGAGACCCAATTTTAGTATTTTGGAAACGACAGATCATGAGGGAATCAATTCCCACAGTTTCTACAGCAAAACCTAACGCTTGTACTGCGTCAACCCCATCAACCGAATCTAATTGTAATGATAGTTATGTACTCTCGTTAGTCGCTTACTACTTAACAGATGGTAACGGTGGTGTGTGCAAACCTCCTGAGACAGACCCAACTCCTGACACAAACTGTCAAATTGTTAGATATCAAGTCCATGATGGATTAAAAAATCCTTATGCGGGAAATGTTCTCTATCCCGATGCAGATGTCAAAGACTCCCAGAAAAAGAGAGCCGCATTTAATAGTCTGTTTGATTTTTCCTTTAGTACACCGACTGTTAGCGTGACCACTGGTGCAGAGAAATTTGCGAATGGTGATCCAGCAACACCACCCCTACCTTTAGTGAATTATATTGATGCAACAGTAGCAAGTGCCGCTAATGAATTAGAACTGGGTGCAAACCAATGTCGCCAAGCTTTAGGGATTAAAGATAAAGATAAAACACCCGCAGAAGCTACATTAAAGATTTCTACAATTACAAATAGCTTTTATGCTTGCGTAGACTCAAGAGCCGATAAAAAAGTCGTACAAATTAACCTGCGGGGTAATGCTTTACGGCGAATTCAAGAACAAGATACGGCATATCAACCTCAGAGAAGTTCATATTTTCCGACAGCAAGTGTTACCGTTAGAGGGATTGGCGGCCCAGCACCCACTAATTAA
- a CDS encoding pilus assembly FimT family protein yields the protein MFNSLIKTIYFSRTPLIKQNQSNKGFSLIELLVVILMIGILSAIAVPGWVAFINNQSLRDTQGKIYRAMQAAQSKAKADRTAWQVSVKEENNSDGKKVVQWATHTAGSTPSVWEDGAERVEIDPNKTKLLLDTNNNNNLMIIFNNKGCPVENSTEECTQTNLDTPEDDPQRLTLSHKDLGQNRRKCILIEGLLGSIKTAENDQCKDGP from the coding sequence ATGTTTAATTCTTTGATCAAAACAATATATTTTTCAAGAACTCCACTGATTAAACAAAATCAGTCAAATAAGGGATTTTCTTTAATTGAGTTACTGGTCGTTATTCTGATGATTGGTATTTTAAGTGCGATCGCAGTTCCGGGTTGGGTGGCTTTTATCAATAACCAGAGTCTACGGGATACCCAAGGAAAAATTTATAGAGCCATGCAAGCCGCCCAAAGTAAAGCCAAAGCAGATAGAACAGCATGGCAAGTTAGTGTCAAAGAAGAAAATAATTCAGATGGTAAGAAAGTGGTACAATGGGCTACTCATACGGCAGGTTCAACACCTTCTGTTTGGGAAGATGGGGCAGAAAGAGTTGAGATTGATCCTAATAAAACAAAGTTATTATTAGATACTAATAATAATAATAACCTGATGATTATATTTAATAATAAAGGTTGTCCTGTTGAAAATTCAACAGAAGAATGTACACAAACTAATTTAGATACACCTGAAGATGATCCTCAACGGCTAACATTATCTCATAAAGATTTAGGTCAAAATAGAAGAAAATGTATTCTTATCGAGGGATTATTAGGTTCTATAAAAACCGCAGAGAATGATCAGTGTAAAGACGGGCCTTAA